A genomic stretch from Candidatus Binatus sp. includes:
- the glyA gene encoding serine hydroxymethyltransferase: MDELQRTDPEIYDLIKREERYEIDSIRLIASENYVSKAVLEATGSILTNKYSEGYAGRRYYEGQRNIDEIETLAVERAKALFKVEHANVQPYSGSPANVAVYFALLKPGDTIMGLALPHGGHLTHGWPVSVTGTFWRSAQYAVDRESHVIDFDEVRKLAQKERPKIIVTGGTAYPRFWDFKTFSEIAKEVGALLLADISHVAGLIVGGVHPDPAPYADVIMTTTHKTLRGPRGAMILCREQFANAIDKAVFPGLQGGPHNHTTAAIAVALKEAATPEFKTYARKTVSNAKTLAEELLARGFSLVSGGTDNHLILVDLTNKKVIGKKGSKALEAAGIVCNYNTVPYDPRKPFSPSGLRLGTPAVTSRGMGDAEMRQIAAWMDQAIAKASDEAVLKRIAGEVTEMCRKFPAPGLYLP; encoded by the coding sequence GTGGACGAACTGCAACGGACTGACCCCGAAATTTACGACCTTATCAAGCGCGAAGAACGCTACGAGATCGATTCGATTCGGCTGATTGCCTCGGAAAACTACGTCTCGAAGGCCGTGCTCGAAGCGACCGGCTCGATCCTGACAAACAAGTATTCGGAAGGCTACGCGGGACGGCGCTACTACGAGGGTCAGCGCAATATCGACGAGATCGAGACGCTTGCCGTCGAGCGCGCCAAGGCGCTGTTCAAGGTCGAGCACGCCAACGTACAGCCATACTCCGGGTCGCCGGCCAATGTCGCGGTGTACTTCGCGCTGCTCAAGCCGGGCGACACGATCATGGGCCTTGCGCTGCCGCACGGCGGGCATCTGACGCACGGATGGCCCGTCAGCGTCACCGGGACGTTCTGGCGTTCGGCGCAATACGCAGTCGATCGCGAAAGCCACGTGATCGATTTCGACGAGGTGCGCAAACTCGCGCAGAAAGAGCGGCCGAAGATAATCGTGACCGGCGGCACCGCGTATCCGCGCTTCTGGGATTTCAAAACATTCAGCGAGATCGCCAAAGAAGTGGGCGCCCTGCTGCTGGCCGATATTTCGCACGTCGCCGGATTGATCGTCGGCGGAGTGCATCCGGATCCAGCGCCGTATGCCGACGTGATCATGACGACCACGCACAAAACGCTGCGGGGTCCGCGCGGCGCGATGATCCTGTGCCGCGAGCAATTCGCCAACGCGATCGACAAGGCAGTCTTCCCCGGCCTGCAAGGCGGTCCGCACAATCACACCACGGCGGCGATCGCAGTCGCGCTGAAGGAAGCTGCGACTCCGGAGTTCAAAACGTATGCGCGAAAAACCGTGAGCAACGCGAAGACGCTGGCCGAAGAACTGCTCGCGCGCGGCTTCAGCCTCGTTTCGGGCGGCACCGACAATCACCTGATACTGGTCGATCTCACCAACAAGAAGGTAATCGGTAAAAAAGGATCGAAGGCGCTCGAGGCCGCAGGGATCGTCTGCAACTACAACACCGTGCCTTACGATCCGCGCAAACCGTTTAGCCCGAGCGGTCTCAGACTCGGCACGCCCGCGGTGACGTCGCGCGGGATGGGCGATGCTGAAATGCGGCAAATCGCGGCGTGGATGGATCAAGCGATCGCCAAGGCAAGCGACGAGGCGGTGCTGAAGCGCATCGCGGGCGAGGTCACCGAGATGTGCCGCAAGTTCCCGGCGCCTGGCCTGTACTTGCCGTAA